From the genome of Phlebotomus papatasi isolate M1 chromosome 2, Ppap_2.1, whole genome shotgun sequence:
CCCATTAGGCAGTATCTTCAAGTATTAGCTGTCAGATTTAGTCATTATTCTTCTTACAACTGTATTTTTAAATATCGGTCAACCATaggagagaccggggtagaattagccaccaaatgaaatttttcattgcctataatttatacaaaaatgtttgaatgaggctgataaatatttcaatgaatagtccTAAATATCCCTTCAAAGACAAATTAAAGATACTACTAACTTAACTAATACtatatacgtggctaattctgccccggttttCCCTACTAGGTATACGAGAGACCGGTGTAGAATTAGCCACAGACAGTGGAATATTACAGTTTACCTTAATCCTTTAAGTAGAAGAcgatcaaaaattgggggtcagaaaaaatcactttttctgacttctgaGGGCAAAATAGGCAAAATATAACTTTACAATGCCggccgtaggaaaaaaaatattttttttgggacaccggtgtccctatcgtccttgaagggttataaggtatattaaagaaaacactattTATTCCAAATAAAAACCCCCTTTCCATATTTTTCCTGATACAAACATTTTATTGCAATGAAAACTTTCACTGGATAATTtatgccccggtctcccctactgtatatacaaatcgctccttggaaattacaaggggccaactcaatatgagccatttttcaggagacagcatgaaagattcaactttatataaataattatctcaattaagtatgttaataaaaacaatttaattcttttctatttgtatgagcattattataaacatcgaaacatacaaatttttacctttcaaaatatgttttttttatgagttagctctttgtcattctaaatgatgcgcaaattttcatgaaattagaatgacacgggatcaacttgcttgagttagtcccttgtttcacaaaaatttgaacgataaatctattttgtgtcccttgacttcaaacaaaaccgcgcaagcaatcataaagagtaaaattttgaaaaacttttgtaattacgaaatttaatgattcatatcatatgaaattttattaaattcttctctgtttgagtgcattaaaacttcaaaatcgccaaaaagtgagttggccccttgtaatttccaaggagcgaaatgttcatatttttatttttagttccTTACAGATTAATCTAtgattatttcaatttcaatttcaatttagagaGGTAAAAAAGAGTCTAGTTATTATTGTCTAAGAAAAACTATCTAACGAGAACGCGGGGAGATCTTATCAAACACAAAAGGTCActgatttttttgcataaaattttttttaaacaacatTTATTTAATCTGAAAAACAATTTACAGCTAAACAGTATAacaatctaaaaaaaagaatttgtcacacagaattcaaatcaggaaaaagaacgaagaaaaatattatcaaaatcgatacAATGTCAAACTTTCCATATACGTCAATTCGAActacaaaatatatttcaacCTCTGTTAGTCGTATAATTCGGGtatcaatttcacaaaaaaaaatcaccaaaattttcgaatttgaGTTTTATAATGTGCAAAGAATAGGTTGGCTTAAGGGTTTACTAGTGTTTATAGAaggtaattaaaatgaaatgatGATCTCCTAAAGTTGccattaagcggtcttcagactagaggtttagaccagtttccgaaggtctcaaagtCTTTAATAGCGAGGaagattttattgctttttgagaacctaatattAGGTATAACCGTAATattaggtcatttatctttaataatccaatcctgaataaaaaattttcaaaaaactgtgattgataagaaattagcaTACTTAAGCCATattgctaagccttaggtctcaAGCCTGTATTACATGCGACGAAGTAGTGCTGATAACTAAGATATTTTGTCTCGGCTCATTTACGAAAATTTCAACCAATTTTCATGATTTAcgtttaataatttaaatgtttattttttttatagtctatagaatttgtaaatttttatttgacaatttagggtaaagtggtacaagttggacagtggtacaaattggacaatggtacaatttggacagggctttttgtcttgataaatttagtacttcatttttatttgtatatttttaatgctttagttttataatttggttccttgtgcttaaaaacaaattttgtactgtatttatcaagaaaaaagccatgtctaacttgtaccggcgaattgtccaacttgtaacactaattcaaaattatatcattttaccctatagattaaaaatatacatGGAAAATACAATAGATTTAAAATTgtcattttagaaaaattgataGTAGATAGATCAAcccaaaaattatgaaaacaatAATTAATATAAGAGTTGGTAAGAATGACTCAACAATATTGCTAGACAATTTTTTCGAATTATCTATCACTACTCTATCTATCTTAACCGATGGAAAGTCCTGAAAATCGATTTCTCggtctggaaaatttttctgAATGATATCTTCGATATCTTTCCATGTAAAGTTCTTTCGACTATATTTTTCTGATATTCTGCGTCTAAAAGTATTTGCTTGACCCTTGCTATCTTCATAAAGACCTTCCCAGAAAATGACCCTGTCCTTCTCAGGTAGATCCATAATTTGTGGAGGATTTGCGATGTTGCAACATATTGTTGGACGAGTTCTTGTTGCTGGTTTCCATTCGCCCATGATTTTAGTCAGTAATTCATTATTGGGATTTCCATTGATGGCAAAGGATGTATAAATTTCCACCATGAGTTGCATCATATGATACTCTGGAGTTCCTTTGCGTGGTATCCCAAAACCACCGTTATTTGGGAAAAGGAGTAGTAAATCATCGGCATGAGATACTCCAGGGAATCCACTGGTAGGAATTAGACGATGTTTATACAATTCCGGGGACTCATATGCAAAATTATAGAGCCAAGTAGGAGCAGTGACCCCAATCTGTGAATACCTAAGCCGGCTCATCAGAGCCTTGTAGATTGGATACCAATATGTTGTATCTCCCATTAGctgaaaacataattttacGTTTTTCATTCAAGAACAGCAAAACATCTGCCACTTCTTACGAATATGTATGAATCCATATCATCGACTGTTGCATATTCTGTTCCAAAGTAAAACTGTTTCATTTTGTCTCCGTAAAGTTTCCTCTTAAACGGGTCCTGCGTTAAGTTGTATGGTAAAAGTGTTGCAGGTGTTGTATTGATTTTACTCCAAACTTCAGGATTTTCCAATGCCTctgtaaaattcaataaaaataaactttcaaatttaattaaataatgtatTAAATTCTTTACCTCGATAGAAGATAAGTCCTTCATTTTGCGTTCCTCCAATCATAAGAGGGATCTGATGACTCCAAGCGTGTTTCACCATTTCTTCAGGATGCTCAGGGATCATGCACATCCTCGATTTGTAGGCTTCCAAAACTGCTCCGTAAATTGAAGTTAATCCATTATCCTGTTCTTGTTCAgtcagaagattttcttcatgTGCTTTGATCGTTTTTACATCGACTCCTCTTAAGAACTGAAATGCAGAAGCTTCACCTCGACCACGCCATCCCAATTTCCTGGCTAAGCGTGTTGTCCAATTGAGTTTAGGTATAAGTCCACGTGGATAAAATGCCGATCCAGACATAATCACAGCACTGTGAAAAAGATCCTTAGATAGAGGTGAAAGCATGTGATAGTGAACACTGCAACCTCCGGCACTACAACCGAAAATTGTAACATTGTTAGGATCGCCTCCGAATGCACTGATATTTTGTTGAACCCATTTCAGTGCCATGACTTGATCTTTGAGCCCAGCATTGCCAGGAACACCAATTTCAGGATCATCACTGGACAGAAATCCTAAGGCACCGCATCGGTATTTAAATGTAACCAAAACTACATCTTTCTGTAAAAGGAATTCTGGTCCTACTTCATCCTTATGGGCTGGACACCGTAGAAACCATCCTCCAGTAATGAAAATCATTACAGGCTGAGGATTATGTTCAAGTCGGGCATATTTCGTGTAGACATTCAACTTAAGACAATcttcatttaaaacttgagtATCAAGAGTATTTGGAGCATTTATACTTGCATCGAGTAAATCCGACCACGGTTCTAGAGGTTCAGGATCCTATGGAAATTACAATTGCAAATCACAAAATAAGCATAAAATGCAATTGATTCTCACCTTAAAGCGTAGAGGTCCAAGAGGTGGTTTAGCATAtggaatatcataaaaattcgcGTATTCGTATCCAAAAGCAGAAATCTCCAATATTCCTCTAATAGCACCACAAGGAGGTTGCACAATCACATTTGTTCCATCTTCAGATTTCATTTCAAATCAgaaataatttctttcaatttgagataaaaattttGGATGTTTTAGCTTAGAAAAGACAAGAGacactaaattgattttttttttgtttctttaatttatattgGTGTGATACAAAGCCATTAGTGATCTTGAAAATTTATGCGTTGCAATAACTTTTATattgatttatcaaaaatatcaaataaagtttattttattgctttaaaaatattttttagattttgaatTGTAGTCGCAATTCTATTTTTCTTTAGATATTCTGTGCTAAAATaagtatattcttttttttattgaaataagaTAAAAGTAATAAATCGAAGTTTTCGCAATGTCACATCTTATTGAAACGCGTATTTATCAGTTATTGCATTAAGCAAAATCAGACGCATTATTAAATTGAACAAGCAATTGACTGATattatattcaataaaaaaaacctataATAATTCCTCAAGCGTGTGTTTATTTCAATTCAGCAGGAAGAAGTGTTAGTCATCGAAAGGCACAATCTTTAAGTACATCGACAATcgtattattataaatttaatcaaatttcgtGGTAAATTGCGTATTTTATCTTTATAAGCTTCCAATTCATAATAAATCCATAAGAGGTGCTTATCAAGGAGTATGGCAATCGTGGCAATATTGGGTATAAAAGGTAAAGACTTGATCATTTTCAAGTCAGTATTTGGTGCAATTCCTAAATATTCTCTCAATATGAAGACTTGCCTGGTTTTCCTGTTCGCGATTGTCGCCTTGGCTGCTGCTGCCAATGTTTCTTGCCCACCAGTTGATGATGAACATGGTGAAGCCGTCGTCCTTCCTCACGAATCAGACTGCTCAAAGTTCTATCTTTGCTCTAATGGTGTTCCATGGGAACTTTCGTGCAAAGAAGGACTCTACTTCAACACTGAAACCAACGTAAGTAAAACTTGGACATTTATGAAAAAAGTACTAATAATAGCGAAATAATAATCATTTCTTAAACAGACCTGCGATTGGCAAGAAAATGTTAACTGCTCAAATGTAGGCACCACTCCAGGCGGACAAAAATAGACGAACGGAAAGAAATCTGACCACCTTCCTGATGGCGCTTTCACCCTTTggttgcgtcccatactgctcCAAATCGGAGAGGTTttggacaaagcgtcaagttaaatgttttatctcttccaagaaaattcagttgttttccaagttctatcgagtaggagactggggcaaaatttgtctaaacgaaaatttcaatattcattattttctaaaatgtacctaaaatttacctttttttctaaatttaaataacaGTCTTTCATATTGTTAAAAgcttgaaaaaaatctaaattatttgtatttttcaatctgtataaaaaattattggaaaaatatacGTAATTGTCGATCTTAAGTCAAACAGACGATTTACTGGTAGTGTGGCTTTTATAGAGAAGCGGAAGGTTTTAGACTCTTAAAATTTGCGATGAAATTTTGGCACAATccattttaaatcatttaatcggattttaaatttttacaatttagttaatttcccaaagaaaaattactttggacagaaaaaaatggtttataACTTCTTATGTTCGTGCTTTCCAATAATATTTCACTAGtttccaattttcattttcactgagaatttatGCCAAGATACTGGGCAATCGGCTGCAATCAATTTACTAAATGAAGATCTTACTTAGAATATGTATTACTGtagtgaaaaatctattgatttTTCTTAAACGTCTGATAAGAATTTATTTTGCTTATTCAAAGTAAAGGATACGATTATAGCAACAGTTTTAAAATTCAtctattttattctttactaTTTACTTACTTAACCAGTGATATAACCAATTGCTGGTTTTAGCTGGAGTCAGGTCAGGAGTCGTCGCTTTTCGAGCCTGTACGCGCCATTGTTTTCCAATTCTGCACC
Proteins encoded in this window:
- the LOC129802661 gene encoding peritrophin-1-like, whose protein sequence is MKTCLVFLFAIVALAAAANVSCPPVDDEHGEAVVLPHESDCSKFYLCSNGVPWELSCKEGLYFNTETNTCDWQENVNCSNVGTTPGGQK
- the LOC129802656 gene encoding esterase B1-like, whose translation is MKSEDGTNVIVQPPCGAIRGILEISAFGYEYANFYDIPYAKPPLGPLRFKDPEPLEPWSDLLDASINAPNTLDTQVLNEDCLKLNVYTKYARLEHNPQPVMIFITGGWFLRCPAHKDEVGPEFLLQKDVVLVTFKYRCGALGFLSSDDPEIGVPGNAGLKDQVMALKWVQQNISAFGGDPNNVTIFGCSAGGCSVHYHMLSPLSKDLFHSAVIMSGSAFYPRGLIPKLNWTTRLARKLGWRGRGEASAFQFLRGVDVKTIKAHEENLLTEQEQDNGLTSIYGAVLEAYKSRMCMIPEHPEEMVKHAWSHQIPLMIGGTQNEGLIFYREALENPEVWSKINTTPATLLPYNLTQDPFKRKLYGDKMKQFYFGTEYATVDDMDSYIFLMGDTTYWYPIYKALMSRLRYSQIGVTAPTWLYNFAYESPELYKHRLIPTSGFPGVSHADDLLLLFPNNGGFGIPRKGTPEYHMMQLMVEIYTSFAINGNPNNELLTKIMGEWKPATRTRPTICCNIANPPQIMDLPEKDRVIFWEGLYEDSKGQANTFRRRISEKYSRKNFTWKDIEDIIQKNFPDREIDFQDFPSVKIDRVVIDNSKKLSSNIVESFLPTLILIIVFIIFGLIYLLSIFLK